One window from the genome of Saccharicrinis carchari encodes:
- a CDS encoding aldo/keto reductase, translating to MGNSRRTFLKHLALATGAIMVPAPGIGATRTDKWGEILPLRKLGKTDQKVTMLGLGGYHIGWTSEKDAREVIETAMAGGIRFFDTAESYDKGGSERRYGKYLVPKYRDEVFIMSKSTAKNGQLALEHLEGSLQRMGCDYVDLWQVHSLSTPEDVDERVNNEILEVFEKAKSQGKAKHIGFTGHQNPFAHQRMLEKTASKDIFETVQMPINVLDAYFHSFIEHVLPLSLERNLGVLAMKTLADGRFFAEKKINEKLIWSSDDPLIPNHISVEEALFFVWSLPVSVLITGAENKLMLQEKIELANRFVKFTQSDRMNLMTRVHEKAGGKIEYYKKV from the coding sequence ATGGGTAATTCGCGACGTACATTTTTAAAACACCTGGCATTGGCAACAGGGGCAATTATGGTACCTGCACCAGGCATTGGAGCAACTAGAACCGATAAGTGGGGAGAGATACTTCCATTACGAAAGTTAGGCAAAACAGATCAGAAGGTGACCATGCTTGGTTTGGGTGGGTATCACATTGGATGGACAAGCGAGAAAGATGCCCGGGAGGTGATAGAAACCGCTATGGCCGGAGGAATACGTTTTTTTGACACCGCAGAATCGTACGACAAAGGAGGAAGTGAAAGGCGCTATGGAAAATACCTGGTACCTAAGTATCGGGATGAGGTGTTTATCATGAGCAAGTCAACCGCTAAAAACGGCCAACTGGCTCTGGAACATCTTGAAGGTTCCCTACAACGAATGGGCTGCGACTATGTTGATTTATGGCAAGTGCATTCTTTATCAACGCCGGAGGATGTGGATGAACGAGTTAACAACGAAATACTAGAGGTGTTTGAAAAGGCCAAATCACAGGGTAAAGCAAAACACATAGGGTTTACCGGTCACCAAAATCCATTTGCGCACCAACGAATGTTGGAAAAAACGGCAAGCAAAGATATTTTTGAAACAGTGCAAATGCCCATCAATGTACTCGATGCTTATTTTCATAGTTTTATCGAACATGTGCTACCCCTGTCCCTGGAACGTAATTTAGGCGTATTGGCTATGAAGACACTTGCCGACGGGCGATTTTTTGCCGAGAAAAAAATAAACGAAAAATTAATATGGTCATCCGACGATCCGTTGATACCTAATCACATTTCGGTGGAAGAAGCATTGTTTTTTGTATGGTCCTTGCCCGTAAGCGTTCTTATTACAGGTGCCGAAAATAAGTTGATGCTGCAGGAGAAAATTGAGCTGGCCAATCGATTCGTGAAGTTTACGCAGTCGGACAGGATGAATTTAATGACCCGTGTGCATGAAAAAGCAGGCGGGAAAATAGAATACTATAAAAAAGTTTAA
- a CDS encoding MFS transporter: protein MLILKQLNSTEKRAFKLHLFYSSIDGIARGALILNQFIFIKSLKGSNVQLAFLFQFSMVVFLFAMLTNEIMRRYPNRKVLLRTVGIITQLPLVAFAAFPVVTYSGLPPRFHYMFLGVFLLFYTSRIAVIPSINQYLKGNYRHKNFGTLFSYATTINKVLIMVSTLVVGLLLDYDPNSYRIFYPMVGILGIISIFQLTKIDFKQDMDPGNQPLSQALGHSFKRVFLILRNNTPFRHLELGFMLYGFAWMSTYAVITIFYKEVLDLNYSSVSLYNNAYNLVAIALLPLFGKLISNNDPRRFGIITFGALMLFIAFTGLSEHYGNYHEVWGLKLYYMLMIGVLFNGIFMGSMPILWGIGSSYFCEPNEAADYQSVHLFLTGVRALFAPIIGIKLYEMFGFGITYGVSMGLLALAIALMIYSERRYPIKTD, encoded by the coding sequence ATGCTAATACTAAAACAACTAAACAGTACCGAAAAAAGAGCTTTTAAACTGCACCTTTTTTACAGTAGTATCGATGGCATAGCCCGGGGTGCACTCATTTTAAACCAATTTATCTTTATCAAATCGCTCAAAGGTTCCAATGTACAATTGGCATTTTTATTTCAGTTTAGCATGGTGGTCTTTTTGTTTGCTATGCTCACCAACGAAATAATGCGCCGCTATCCCAACCGAAAAGTTTTACTACGTACGGTTGGCATTATTACCCAGCTCCCATTGGTTGCGTTCGCCGCATTTCCGGTTGTAACGTATTCGGGCTTGCCGCCCCGTTTTCATTATATGTTTTTAGGGGTGTTCCTACTGTTTTACACTTCACGTATTGCGGTAATTCCCTCCATAAACCAGTATTTGAAAGGCAATTACCGCCATAAAAATTTTGGAACCTTATTCAGTTACGCAACCACCATTAATAAAGTGCTTATTATGGTTTCGACTTTGGTAGTTGGGCTGCTGCTGGATTACGATCCAAACTCGTATCGTATATTCTATCCCATGGTGGGAATATTAGGCATAATATCTATATTTCAGCTTACCAAAATAGATTTTAAGCAGGACATGGATCCAGGTAATCAACCCCTAAGCCAGGCATTGGGACATTCGTTCAAACGTGTTTTCCTTATCTTAAGAAACAACACACCCTTTCGTCATTTGGAACTGGGTTTTATGCTGTATGGTTTTGCCTGGATGAGCACTTATGCCGTTATTACCATTTTTTACAAAGAGGTATTAGACCTCAACTACTCATCGGTATCGCTTTACAACAATGCCTACAATTTGGTGGCTATTGCTCTGCTGCCGTTGTTTGGTAAGTTAATAAGCAACAACGACCCGCGCCGGTTTGGTATCATCACTTTTGGTGCCCTAATGCTGTTTATAGCATTTACCGGATTAAGCGAACACTACGGTAATTATCATGAAGTTTGGGGGCTAAAGCTGTATTACATGCTGATGATAGGCGTACTGTTTAATGGTATTTTTATGGGCAGCATGCCTATTTTGTGGGGCATTGGCAGTAGCTATTTCTGCGAACCGAACGAGGCGGCCGACTACCAGTCTGTACATTTATTTTTAACGGGTGTCAGGGCTTTGTTTGCTCCCATAATAGGTATAAAGCTGTACGAGATGTTTGGCTTTGGCATCACCTACGGAGTTAGTATGGGGCTGTTGGCACTTGCTATAGCACTGATGATATACTCGGAAAGGAGATATCCAATAAAAACGGATTGA
- a CDS encoding dicarboxylate/amino acid:cation symporter, translating to MKNIPLYIKIIIGILLGAAWAVVSGWLGWQEFTRDWIDPFGKIFINLLKLIAIPLIIFSVISGIVSLGSPKDLGKMGARTLLMYLVTTVLSVSVGLILVNTIEPGKKLSDEIRLVNRISYELWAIQEQIEIKDGLRYAQKPENQHIVREKRAQKMLTDEAEIIQSLKPKVKQGPLQALVDMVPANIFHALAGNGSMLQIIFFAIFFGIALLYVPGEKTKVIVLFMQGSSDIFIKMVDIIMRAAPFFVFALMAGVVNDIAGNDPGKIIEIFKGLTWYSVTVLAGLVLMAFAFYPGLLKLLVPAQKVLGFLRGISPAQALAFSTSSSAATLPVTFECVEENLGVDKKTAGFVLPIGATINMDGTSLYQAVAVLFLAQMHMIELSLWQQLTVVLTATLASIGSAAIPSAGIVMLMVVLNSVGLNPAWIAIILPVDRVLDMVRTTVNVTGDAAVCLVMDRYVEGGEDIEKELDN from the coding sequence ATGAAAAACATTCCCCTATACATAAAAATAATCATAGGAATATTATTGGGTGCGGCGTGGGCTGTAGTGTCGGGTTGGTTGGGCTGGCAAGAGTTTACCCGAGACTGGATTGACCCTTTTGGCAAGATATTTATCAACTTGCTAAAACTTATTGCTATTCCGCTAATTATTTTTTCCGTTATAAGTGGGATTGTGAGCTTGGGGAGTCCCAAGGATTTAGGCAAGATGGGGGCCCGAACGTTGTTGATGTATCTGGTGACTACGGTGTTGTCTGTTTCGGTGGGGCTGATTTTAGTTAACACCATCGAACCCGGGAAAAAACTTTCTGACGAGATAAGGCTCGTTAACCGTATTTCTTACGAGTTATGGGCCATACAGGAGCAGATAGAAATAAAAGACGGCTTGCGCTACGCTCAAAAACCCGAGAATCAGCATATTGTCAGGGAAAAGCGCGCCCAAAAAATGCTGACGGACGAAGCAGAAATTATACAATCACTGAAACCCAAGGTTAAACAAGGCCCATTGCAGGCTTTGGTAGATATGGTACCGGCCAATATATTTCATGCCCTGGCAGGCAATGGCTCCATGCTGCAAATAATTTTTTTCGCCATCTTTTTTGGAATTGCTCTCTTGTATGTGCCCGGCGAAAAAACTAAGGTAATTGTTCTGTTTATGCAGGGTAGCTCTGATATTTTTATTAAGATGGTAGACATTATTATGCGGGCAGCTCCATTTTTTGTATTTGCACTAATGGCCGGCGTGGTGAATGATATCGCCGGTAACGACCCGGGCAAAATAATCGAGATATTTAAAGGTCTTACCTGGTACTCGGTCACGGTGCTGGCAGGGCTTGTGCTTATGGCCTTTGCATTTTATCCCGGTCTGCTCAAATTACTGGTGCCTGCACAAAAGGTACTCGGTTTTTTAAGAGGGATTAGTCCGGCACAGGCTTTGGCTTTTTCTACCAGCAGCAGCGCAGCCACCTTACCTGTTACTTTTGAATGTGTTGAGGAAAACCTGGGTGTAGATAAAAAAACAGCCGGTTTTGTGTTGCCTATTGGCGCCACCATCAATATGGACGGCACCAGCTTATACCAGGCTGTGGCCGTATTGTTCCTGGCGCAAATGCACATGATAGAGCTAAGCTTATGGCAACAGCTTACCGTGGTGCTCACCGCCACTTTAGCCAGCATAGGATCCGCTGCTATACCCAGTGCAGGTATTGTAATGCTGATGGTAGTGCTGAACTCCGTGGGTCTGAACCCCGCCTGGATAGCCATCATTTTGCCGGTGGATCGAGTATTGGACATGGTGAGAACTACTGTAAATGTTACCGGCGATGCGGCAGTATGTCTGGTTATGGATAGATATGTGGAAGGAGGAGAAGATATAGAGAAAGAATTAGATAATTAA
- a CDS encoding FUSC family membrane protein has translation MSKSIINIKHKAWYRYLISKFWQNPNRLTATKVAIAMALQALPFIILGNPYLVVTLSLGTVAAALAETDDHPRGRMKSLIITIISFSITTASVFVLKPYPLIFGIGFIASTIVFVLLGGISERYRGITFGAILIGIYAMLTYRVDYAWYNQVLFLCSGALFYGLLSLFLLYRKPWRLLEEQLASGFMALSEYLEEKGKDFSQCSPKQSNKQSILNIQVVTALEKCKEVINVYGQEVKAQEELIPYLQRFMLLQSLHERAASGHEQYDTLGEKKEYEALLNGFAELFHQLSHATKLLADNMLSGEPYQHPVAIGWIINALEFELEKIPDHDRQLIELLLHNLTRSHQSLNHLNAPENSTSIPRLQQDERSTWQRLKDQLNWSHPRLRYAIRLSACFLVGYLLIQYFNLENGEWILLTSLFVSQPTYRETRVKLLQRIAGTLAGVSLGILALHLLPTQAGQLALLLISGYSFFYWRVSNYSYAVVFISIFVLAGNQLISIPYGNVFLPRILDTLVGALLSFLAIRFLWPNWQHKRIPQLLAAALQSNAAYFSQIVRGANSDTDDDYEYRLARRMAHKSDNALTLAWQSMQVEPKKNKPQMQQAFTVTYLNHALLSHLSALGALHRDQSYFKLTHTINNNIENTLNETALNLRENPNALSKNTLKPVLIELKNRIDRSPPNQKRQHMRLIYNIAAVSNKLLRESKGIRTPQPG, from the coding sequence ATGTCAAAAAGCATCATAAACATAAAACACAAAGCTTGGTACCGCTATTTAATTAGTAAGTTCTGGCAAAACCCCAACAGACTAACAGCCACCAAAGTAGCTATTGCCATGGCTCTGCAGGCTTTGCCTTTTATCATTTTAGGTAACCCTTATTTGGTTGTTACCTTATCATTAGGAACCGTAGCTGCTGCCCTGGCAGAAACAGATGACCACCCTCGTGGACGAATGAAGTCTTTAATTATTACCATAATCAGCTTTTCTATTACCACAGCTTCGGTTTTTGTACTAAAGCCCTACCCCCTTATTTTCGGTATTGGCTTTATCGCTTCCACTATAGTTTTTGTTCTGCTGGGTGGAATCAGCGAACGCTATCGGGGTATCACTTTTGGTGCCATATTGATTGGTATTTATGCTATGTTAACCTATCGCGTAGATTACGCCTGGTATAACCAGGTTCTTTTTTTATGCTCCGGCGCACTCTTTTATGGCCTTCTATCCCTGTTTTTATTGTATCGAAAACCCTGGCGTTTGTTAGAAGAGCAGTTGGCATCGGGTTTTATGGCCTTGTCGGAATACCTGGAAGAAAAAGGCAAGGACTTTTCGCAATGCAGTCCAAAGCAATCCAATAAGCAAAGCATATTAAATATACAAGTGGTAACGGCATTAGAAAAATGTAAGGAGGTGATTAATGTTTATGGCCAGGAAGTAAAAGCCCAGGAAGAACTTATCCCCTATCTTCAACGTTTTATGTTGTTGCAGAGTTTACACGAAAGGGCAGCCTCCGGGCACGAACAGTACGATACTCTGGGAGAAAAAAAGGAATACGAGGCACTTTTAAACGGTTTTGCTGAGTTATTTCATCAATTGTCGCACGCCACTAAATTACTGGCCGATAACATGCTCAGCGGCGAACCTTATCAACATCCGGTTGCCATAGGTTGGATAATAAATGCCTTGGAGTTTGAATTAGAAAAAATACCGGATCACGATCGTCAATTAATAGAACTGTTATTGCACAACCTTACACGTTCGCACCAGTCACTTAACCATCTTAATGCGCCCGAAAACAGCACTTCGATACCACGGCTGCAGCAGGACGAACGCAGTACCTGGCAACGCCTTAAGGATCAATTAAACTGGAGTCATCCCAGGTTAAGATATGCCATACGGCTGAGTGCTTGTTTTTTGGTGGGCTACCTCCTGATACAATATTTTAACTTAGAAAATGGCGAATGGATACTCCTCACCTCCTTATTTGTGAGTCAGCCCACTTACAGGGAAACCAGAGTGAAATTGCTGCAGCGTATCGCAGGAACCCTTGCCGGAGTTAGCCTGGGTATTTTAGCGCTACATCTTCTTCCCACGCAAGCCGGACAATTGGCGCTGCTGCTGATAAGTGGCTACAGTTTCTTTTATTGGCGTGTTTCCAACTATTCCTATGCCGTTGTTTTTATCAGTATATTCGTACTGGCCGGAAACCAGCTGATATCCATACCCTATGGTAATGTTTTTTTACCACGCATCCTGGACACCCTTGTGGGAGCTCTGCTTTCCTTTTTGGCCATCCGTTTTTTATGGCCCAACTGGCAACATAAACGGATACCACAACTGCTTGCCGCTGCTTTGCAAAGCAATGCCGCTTATTTTAGTCAGATAGTGCGTGGCGCCAATAGCGATACGGACGATGATTACGAATACCGTTTGGCTCGCCGGATGGCCCACAAATCGGACAATGCCCTTACGCTGGCCTGGCAAAGCATGCAGGTAGAACCTAAAAAAAATAAACCGCAGATGCAGCAGGCCTTTACGGTCACCTATCTTAACCATGCCCTTTTATCGCACCTCTCCGCCCTTGGTGCCCTCCACCGCGACCAGAGCTACTTTAAGCTTACCCACACCATCAACAATAATATTGAAAACACTTTGAACGAAACTGCCCTAAACCTGCGTGAAAACCCCAACGCACTTTCTAAAAATACTTTGAAACCTGTTTTAATAGAACTTAAAAACAGGATCGACCGAAGCCCCCCGAACCAAAAAAGGCAGCATATGCGCTTGATTTACAATATTGCAGCTGTGAGTAACAAGCTGTTACGGGAATCGAAAGGAATAAGAACCCCACAGCCGGGTTAA
- the tpx gene encoding thiol peroxidase codes for MEKTDLKVTFAGGPVTIVGNKIKEGDKAPEFTALNSDLKPVKLSEFEGKVKIIVVYPSIDTGVCAKQNRLFNQEASNLKDTVVLSISCDLPFAQKRFCGAEGLDNILTLSDHKDLDFGAKYGFVIEELRLLTRGTVIIDKKGTVKYVEYVPEITDEPNYDKALEVAKGLA; via the coding sequence ATGGAAAAGACAGATTTAAAAGTAACATTTGCGGGTGGCCCGGTTACCATAGTAGGCAACAAAATAAAAGAGGGTGATAAAGCTCCTGAATTCACGGCATTAAACAGCGATTTAAAGCCCGTAAAGCTCTCCGAATTTGAGGGCAAAGTGAAGATAATAGTGGTTTATCCATCTATTGACACCGGGGTGTGTGCAAAGCAAAACCGCCTCTTTAACCAGGAAGCCAGCAATCTAAAAGATACCGTTGTACTCTCCATCTCCTGCGACCTGCCCTTTGCCCAAAAACGCTTTTGTGGAGCGGAGGGACTGGATAATATCCTTACCCTTTCCGATCACAAAGACCTTGACTTTGGTGCCAAATACGGCTTTGTGATTGAAGAGTTAAGACTACTAACGCGAGGCACCGTTATTATTGACAAAAAGGGAACAGTAAAGTACGTAGAGTACGTACCTGAAATTACGGATGAACCCAATTACGACAAGGCACTAGAGGTGGCCAAAGGGTTGGCATAG
- a CDS encoding sensor histidine kinase — MQGKKTRAIFGFSIERWIDSKIGKLNSQEIFEQILKLCIFLAASATVGNIILNLGNALIMATLFITLFFSLLYFFSHYKGYYPTSVKIFVASQFLILNVLWLTNGGSYGPTLLIFQAFIPMFIFFTELKRKLLIVFLLFVNVHVLFALEYFFPQLIRAYPNPGVRLFDTLVITFLFFIVEIPLLYFIQKQFIAQSLQAINSEKVKSAFLANMSHEIRTPMNAIIGFSELLGEPELDEDTKKQYVNIIKDNGNVLLQIINNIMDASKLESGLIEVNNSNTAIKPMLERLYNSHLPQIPSDKQVELICQVPRQLENITFFTDALLLHQILSNLITNAIKFTDKGYVKFGMEASATTHPEWLRFYVIDSGKGISQKSQAAIFQRFNQGHFNIKDKEGGVGLGLSISNELAQKINGTIELESDGKTGSAFYVILFSHKSNGKESGKNMGTSAKLLHKGNSCVRNAVYADIN; from the coding sequence ATGCAAGGTAAAAAGACCAGGGCCATATTCGGATTTTCTATTGAACGATGGATCGACTCTAAAATTGGCAAACTCAATTCGCAGGAAATATTTGAGCAGATATTAAAACTCTGTATATTTCTGGCAGCGTCAGCAACGGTGGGTAATATTATACTGAATCTGGGAAACGCGTTGATTATGGCTACTTTGTTCATAACTCTTTTTTTCTCCCTCTTATACTTCTTTTCCCATTATAAAGGTTATTATCCCACTTCGGTAAAAATTTTTGTGGCTTCGCAGTTTCTCATTCTGAATGTGCTTTGGTTAACTAACGGCGGCAGCTATGGTCCCACTTTGCTTATTTTTCAGGCATTTATTCCGATGTTTATTTTTTTTACCGAATTAAAAAGAAAGCTGCTGATTGTTTTTTTGCTTTTTGTAAACGTTCATGTCTTATTTGCGCTTGAATATTTTTTTCCTCAGCTAATAAGAGCCTACCCGAATCCGGGCGTACGATTGTTTGATACGCTGGTAATTACATTTTTATTTTTTATTGTAGAAATACCACTGCTCTATTTTATACAAAAACAGTTTATTGCTCAAAGTTTGCAGGCAATCAACTCAGAAAAAGTAAAAAGTGCATTCCTGGCCAATATGAGTCATGAAATTAGAACACCCATGAATGCCATCATAGGTTTTTCGGAACTTTTGGGCGAACCTGAACTGGACGAAGACACCAAAAAACAATACGTTAATATTATCAAAGACAACGGAAATGTACTGTTGCAAATAATAAACAATATAATGGATGCCTCAAAGCTCGAATCAGGACTTATTGAGGTTAATAACAGCAACACCGCTATAAAACCTATGCTCGAAAGGTTGTACAACTCCCACCTCCCACAAATTCCATCTGACAAACAAGTGGAGTTGATCTGTCAGGTACCGAGACAGTTAGAAAATATAACTTTTTTTACCGATGCCTTATTGCTGCATCAAATACTATCCAACCTGATAACGAATGCCATCAAATTTACAGATAAAGGTTACGTAAAATTTGGTATGGAAGCCTCCGCCACCACCCATCCCGAATGGCTTCGGTTTTACGTAATCGACTCGGGAAAAGGGATTTCCCAAAAAAGCCAGGCAGCCATTTTCCAGCGCTTTAATCAAGGCCACTTTAATATTAAAGATAAAGAGGGGGGTGTAGGCCTGGGTTTATCCATCAGTAACGAATTAGCGCAAAAAATAAACGGAACCATTGAATTAGAGTCTGACGGAAAAACAGGGAGTGCTTTTTATGTGATACTATTTTCGCACAAAAGCAACGGTAAAGAGTCCGGCAAAAATATGGGTACAAGTGCCAAGCTACTGCATAAAGGCAACTCATGCGTTCGAAACGCCGTATATGCAGATATTAATTAG
- a CDS encoding M48 family metallopeptidase has protein sequence MKNYWKHLCAMVILAAVAVACSTVPITGRSQLNLFPESQMAEMGLTNYSQFLKEAKLSTSQEQSAMVKRVGHKIAAAVEDYMNNNGLSSHVANFNWEFNLVEDDTPNAWCMPGGKVVFYTGILPFTKDENGLAVVMGHEIAHAVARHGNERMSQQMGMQAVATGLQVALQEKPEETQQIYMAAFGLGAQFGVALPYSRKHETEADKMGLVFMAMAGYDPAHAVSFWSRMAESGGQKPPEFMSTHPADDTRIKDIKAYLPQAYKYMKK, from the coding sequence ATGAAAAATTATTGGAAACATTTATGCGCGATGGTAATATTGGCTGCTGTAGCCGTAGCATGCTCAACGGTGCCCATTACCGGGCGTTCGCAATTAAACCTGTTCCCCGAATCGCAAATGGCCGAGATGGGACTGACCAATTACAGCCAATTTTTAAAGGAAGCTAAGCTCTCTACCAGTCAGGAACAATCGGCCATGGTTAAAAGAGTGGGGCATAAAATAGCCGCTGCGGTAGAGGATTACATGAACAACAATGGACTGAGCAGTCATGTGGCCAATTTTAACTGGGAGTTTAACCTGGTGGAAGACGACACCCCAAATGCCTGGTGCATGCCCGGGGGAAAGGTGGTTTTTTATACCGGAATATTACCCTTTACCAAAGACGAAAACGGCCTGGCAGTAGTAATGGGACACGAAATAGCCCATGCAGTAGCACGTCACGGTAATGAGCGAATGAGCCAGCAAATGGGTATGCAGGCGGTGGCAACCGGACTGCAAGTAGCCTTACAGGAAAAGCCGGAAGAAACGCAACAAATATACATGGCGGCCTTTGGTTTGGGTGCCCAATTTGGTGTAGCGCTACCCTATTCCAGAAAACATGAAACCGAAGCCGACAAGATGGGTCTGGTATTTATGGCTATGGCAGGCTACGACCCCGCACATGCCGTATCCTTTTGGTCGCGCATGGCCGAGAGCGGTGGACAAAAACCACCAGAGTTTATGAGCACCCACCCGGCCGACGATACGCGTATAAAAGATATCAAAGCCTATTTACCGCAAGCTTATAAATATATGAAAAAGTAG
- a CDS encoding DNRLRE domain-containing protein, whose translation MKKKIRFTAGTLLMIAIIMCAFSSCEKQEEPGNDLGQLEFNFTADDLQDNLKSTFNDDDSIVSMPYQLLISVEDKDGTLVLDKEPVPIYKFSNGFISNKVELRKGTYSLTELLVVNRKGEVSYATPMEGSPLAYLVEKPLPVQFNISANAVTGLRIQVIPVGEHPPEDFGYVSFGISIVKPLTFYTAAYINNPRIMAPSRFVKAKLKIYDPAGKDYEFMLAAKVNELVVRALRGKYIFVVKTDAYEKKFMFGPEDLKMTSPENPLLLPLGDHHGIYEMEIRATPDKTADVLITNLDTNENFGEHPMFAASFKTEPVLTVMRLTRSLMHVDINSHLPKSATIVKVELTLTVTGNIYTMQASSVSDSTRPKYMGVLRQVTGEWKEEGVTWNKQPETTEANQVFIHYNPWIDFNKRTYDVTRLFVPIDKVNLPNHGFMLMHHPEDMSGGVEFGSSDTKMKDERPLFRVYYTLPH comes from the coding sequence ATGAAAAAAAAGATAAGATTTACGGCTGGAACATTATTAATGATTGCCATAATAATGTGTGCGTTCTCATCTTGCGAAAAGCAGGAGGAACCCGGAAATGATCTGGGACAACTGGAATTTAATTTTACGGCCGACGACCTTCAGGATAATCTTAAATCGACGTTCAATGATGATGACAGTATTGTCTCCATGCCATACCAACTGCTTATTTCGGTGGAAGACAAAGATGGTACACTGGTTTTGGACAAGGAACCTGTTCCGATTTACAAGTTTTCGAACGGCTTTATCAGTAACAAAGTTGAATTAAGGAAGGGTACTTATTCTTTGACTGAATTATTAGTGGTTAATAGGAAGGGCGAAGTATCATATGCTACCCCGATGGAAGGCTCCCCCTTGGCCTATCTGGTGGAAAAGCCCTTGCCGGTTCAATTTAATATATCGGCCAATGCCGTAACAGGACTTCGGATCCAAGTAATACCGGTGGGCGAACATCCGCCCGAAGATTTCGGGTATGTAAGTTTTGGTATCAGTATCGTTAAGCCCTTAACATTTTACACTGCCGCCTATATCAACAATCCGCGCATAATGGCTCCGAGCAGGTTTGTAAAAGCTAAATTGAAGATATATGATCCCGCAGGAAAAGACTACGAATTTATGTTAGCGGCTAAAGTAAATGAGCTGGTTGTACGGGCACTCAGGGGTAAATATATTTTTGTTGTAAAAACGGATGCTTACGAAAAGAAATTCATGTTTGGTCCGGAAGACTTGAAGATGACATCTCCAGAAAACCCCTTGTTGTTGCCTTTAGGCGACCATCACGGCATTTACGAAATGGAAATAAGGGCTACGCCTGACAAAACAGCCGATGTGCTGATCACGAATTTGGATACGAATGAAAATTTTGGTGAGCATCCCATGTTTGCTGCCTCGTTTAAAACAGAACCGGTACTTACCGTCATGCGCTTAACCCGCAGTTTAATGCACGTGGATATAAACAGTCATCTGCCCAAATCGGCTACCATTGTAAAAGTTGAACTTACCTTAACGGTAACCGGTAATATTTACACGATGCAGGCCAGCTCTGTAAGCGATAGCACCAGGCCAAAGTACATGGGAGTTTTGAGGCAGGTAACTGGGGAATGGAAAGAAGAAGGGGTGACCTGGAACAAGCAACCCGAGACCACCGAAGCCAATCAGGTTTTTATCCATTACAATCCCTGGATCGATTTTAACAAAAGAACCTACGATGTAACCCGTTTATTTGTGCCCATTGATAAAGTCAACCTGCCTAACCATGGTTTTATGTTAATGCACCATCCTGAAGATATGTCTGGCGGTGTTGAATTTGGATCGAGCGATACAAAAATGAAAGACGAGAGGCCTTTGTTTAGGGTGTACTATACACTGCCGCACTGA
- a CDS encoding rhomboid family intramembrane serine protease: protein MKGLGSHIPIERRRFLHSLIFPSFFLVLIFTVKLIETLEGVSFAGYGVRPLTKEGLWGILFSPLIHGDWQHLYSNSISMFVLGVTLFYFYNKIAYKVFFLIYLLSGIGLWLAARDSWHIGASGLIYGLTGFLAVSGIIRRHIRLIAISFLIIFFYGSLVWGAFPLKINMEYSWEGHFWGGLSGILLAVLFKNEGPQRPKSPLEDEEEEDEDTEEDPYWMKTTVES, encoded by the coding sequence TTGAAAGGCTTAGGCTCACATATCCCCATTGAGAGAAGACGTTTTTTGCACAGTCTTATCTTCCCATCTTTTTTTTTGGTGCTTATTTTTACCGTTAAGCTAATTGAAACATTAGAGGGCGTTTCGTTTGCCGGGTATGGTGTAAGGCCATTAACTAAAGAAGGCTTGTGGGGAATATTGTTTTCGCCATTGATACATGGCGACTGGCAGCACTTATATTCTAACTCCATATCAATGTTTGTATTAGGGGTTACCTTATTTTATTTTTATAACAAAATAGCCTACAAGGTGTTTTTTTTAATATACTTGTTAAGTGGGATAGGACTTTGGCTGGCTGCCCGCGATTCGTGGCATATAGGTGCTAGCGGGCTAATTTATGGCCTCACCGGCTTTTTGGCCGTCAGTGGTATTATACGCAGACACATTCGGCTGATAGCGATATCCTTTCTGATTATATTTTTTTATGGAAGCCTGGTGTGGGGTGCCTTCCCCTTGAAAATTAATATGGAATACTCCTGGGAGGGTCACTTTTGGGGAGGACTGTCAGGTATATTATTGGCCGTACTCTTTAAAAATGAAGGTCCACAGCGACCAAAATCACCATTGGAAGATGAAGAGGAGGAAGATGAGGATACGGAAGAAGATCCTTATTGGATGAAAACGACCGTTGAATCTTAA